CAGAGAGGGTTGAGGAGGGTGGCTCGGAAGGTGCAGCCAGAAAGGATGTGCTGTGTGGGACACCCCGTGGGTGTCGGGCCCGGCGTGATGCTTAGAGGCCCCCATGTGAGGAAGAGGACACTTTTTAGGAAGCTCTTAGTAAAATGGAGAATATGGGAAACAAGCAGGAGAAGTTACttttaatcacaaaaaaataagttcaaatcACTACCAAAGGAATAAGAAATAGCAAACAGAGTCGAAGGactcagctgggagggagggcttCATGCCCACCGACGACGACTCACCCCCTTCCTTCCggccctctccctctccaggcTTCGACCTCTACCTCGGACGGGATGCTGACCTTGGACCTGATCCAGGAGGAAGACTCTTCCCCGGAGGAACCAACCTCCTGTGCCGAGAGCTTTCGGGTCGACCTGGACAAGTCGGTGGGCCAGCTGGCGGGCAGCCGGCGGAGGGCAGACTCGGACCGCATCCAGCCCTCCTCAGATCGGGCGAGCAGCCTTCCCCGACCTTGGGAGAGGCCAGACAAGGGGGCCACCTACACCCCCCAGGCACCCAAGAAGTTGACCCCCACGGAGAAAGGCCGCTGTGCCTCCTTGGAGGAGATCCTGTCTCAGCGGGACACCGCCCCAGCCTGTGCCCTCTCCCTGCGGGCTGAGGACCCCCCAACCCTCATCCCACCCCACCCGGGGCAGCTGTCCCGGATCCAGGACCTGGTGGCAAGGAAACTGGAGAAGACTCAGGAGCTGCTGGTAGAGGTTCAGGGACTGGGAGATGGGAAACGGAAGGCCAAGGACCCCCCTCGGTCTCCTTCCGATTCTGAGTcagagcagctgctgcaggagacaGAGCGGCTGCTGGGAGAGGCATCATCGAATTGGAGCCAGGCGAAGAGGGTGCTGCAGGAAGTCAGGGAGCTGAGGGACCTGTACAGACAGATGGACCTGCAGACCCCCGACTCCCACCTCAGACAGACCGGTCAGCACAGTCAGTACCGAAAGAGCCTCATGTGAAGGAAGGGGACAGGGTCTGGAACTCAGGAGGGCAGGGGCCCGGACACTTATCTCCAAGTGTTGCAGATAAAGCTTTTTTATTTACCtcagtcaaaaaaagaaaacaaaacacactgaAACTCGTGGCTCTTGCTGATGCCCAGCCCTTCGGCAAACCCTTCTCTCCCaaccccttttccttcctcacccCCACAC
This portion of the Phyllostomus discolor isolate MPI-MPIP mPhyDis1 chromosome 14, mPhyDis1.pri.v3, whole genome shotgun sequence genome encodes:
- the PLEKHO1 gene encoding pleckstrin homology domain-containing family O member 1, whose product is MKKNNSTKRGPQDGNHQSALPEKVGWVRKFCGKGIFREIWKNRYVVLKGDQLYISEKEVKDEKNIQEVFDLSDYEKCEELRKSKSRSKKNHSKFTLAHSKQPGNTAPNLIFLAVSPEEKESWINALNSAITRAKNRILDEVTVEEDSYLAHPTRDRAKIQHSRRPPTRGHLMAVASTSTSDGMLTLDLIQEEDSSPEEPTSCAESFRVDLDKSVGQLAGSRRRADSDRIQPSSDRASSLPRPWERPDKGATYTPQAPKKLTPTEKGRCASLEEILSQRDTAPACALSLRAEDPPTLIPPHPGQLSRIQDLVARKLEKTQELLVEVQGLGDGKRKAKDPPRSPSDSESEQLLQETERLLGEASSNWSQAKRVLQEVRELRDLYRQMDLQTPDSHLRQTGQHSQYRKSLM